From a single Fulvivirga ulvae genomic region:
- a CDS encoding DUF1330 domain-containing protein, with protein MKKYLDAEPESGKKFYQDFNGKGKVVMLNLLKYKSKADYSNLENLRPANEVSGEEAYGLYLKYTMPELTKAGSKILFYGSSRNFLIGPENECWDAVLLVEHESVERFIALSQSKDYMKTAGHRTAALEDSRLLPINQNTLNL; from the coding sequence ATGAAAAAGTACTTAGATGCAGAACCAGAATCTGGTAAGAAGTTTTACCAAGACTTTAATGGAAAAGGAAAAGTGGTAATGTTGAATTTGCTAAAGTATAAATCAAAGGCTGATTATTCAAATCTTGAAAACCTGCGGCCTGCTAATGAAGTTTCAGGTGAGGAAGCTTACGGTTTATACCTTAAGTATACCATGCCAGAGCTAACCAAAGCTGGAAGCAAAATATTATTTTATGGTAGCAGCAGAAATTTTCTCATCGGACCTGAAAATGAATGTTGGGATGCCGTACTTCTTGTTGAGCATGAATCTGTAGAAAGATTTATAGCATTATCACAAAGTAAAGATTATATGAAGACCGCAGGTCATCGGACTGCTGCTTTGGAAGATTCGCGGTTGCTTCCAATAAATCAAAATACACTAAACCTTTAA
- a CDS encoding TetR/AcrR family transcriptional regulator — protein sequence MRPPKILDQDLLAALTSVFRARGYEGASLKELSDETGLKKASLYHRFPNGKQEMAESVLDHMEKWVQDHIFVALTDLSVLPEERLEKGLVNIRKLYGGGKETCIFRAFSMQMGLELFQQSLSNGMKGWISAFIDLGLSLALTPEVAREMAVQTLIEIQGSLILSQVMNDESIFENSLQLIKRNYLSS from the coding sequence ATGAGGCCACCAAAGATATTAGATCAGGATTTATTAGCTGCCCTGACCTCAGTTTTCAGAGCCAGAGGGTATGAGGGAGCGAGTTTAAAAGAGCTGTCAGACGAAACAGGATTAAAAAAGGCCAGTTTGTATCACCGCTTTCCTAATGGAAAACAGGAAATGGCGGAGTCGGTTCTCGATCATATGGAGAAATGGGTTCAAGATCATATTTTCGTTGCTCTAACGGATTTGTCCGTTTTACCTGAAGAAAGACTTGAAAAAGGCCTGGTGAATATCAGAAAACTCTATGGTGGTGGAAAGGAGACCTGTATTTTTAGGGCTTTTTCAATGCAAATGGGTCTGGAGCTTTTTCAACAAAGCCTTAGCAACGGTATGAAGGGATGGATAAGTGCATTTATAGATTTAGGGCTATCATTGGCACTAACTCCCGAAGTAGCGAGAGAAATGGCCGTTCAAACGTTGATAGAGATCCAGGGCAGCCTCATCCTAAGCCAGGTGATGAATGATGAAAGTATCTTTGAGAATTCTCTACAGCTTATAAAAAGAAATTATTTATCCAGTTAA
- a CDS encoding alpha/beta fold hydrolase → MNTKFKTVEIGGINIAYREAGNPNNPCIVLLHGFPSSSHQYRKVLNQLSDDFYLIAPDYPGFGNSDLPSPDEYEYTFDNLARTINSFLEYKGLTSYAIMIQDYGAPVGFRIATAYPDRITAIINQNGNAYEQGLGKAWKEVRALWKNRNVETEKALLPTFTQDGLKWQYTHGTRNPEHVNPDTWNLDFLNLSKPHAHKVNLDLFYDYQNNLKLYPKWQKYLREHQPPLLIVWGKNDEFFPESGAEAFKQDVRNIDYNIFDTGHFALEEDGDIIMEKIKSFMKSVEKTKSAGKVA, encoded by the coding sequence ATGAACACAAAGTTTAAAACCGTTGAAATAGGTGGTATTAATATTGCCTATCGTGAAGCAGGAAATCCCAACAATCCTTGTATTGTGTTATTGCATGGTTTTCCTTCTTCCTCTCATCAGTATAGAAAAGTATTGAATCAGTTGTCAGATGATTTTTACCTTATAGCGCCGGACTACCCGGGGTTTGGCAACAGTGATTTACCTTCACCCGATGAGTATGAGTATACTTTTGATAATTTAGCCCGAACAATAAACTCATTTCTTGAGTACAAGGGGCTCACCTCTTATGCCATAATGATACAGGACTATGGCGCTCCTGTTGGTTTTAGAATTGCCACAGCCTACCCGGATAGAATTACAGCTATAATCAATCAAAACGGCAATGCTTATGAGCAGGGATTGGGCAAAGCATGGAAGGAAGTAAGAGCACTATGGAAAAACCGAAACGTAGAGACAGAAAAGGCTTTATTACCCACTTTCACACAAGACGGTCTCAAATGGCAATATACGCATGGAACCAGAAATCCGGAGCATGTTAATCCCGATACCTGGAATCTGGATTTTTTGAATCTGTCCAAACCTCATGCGCATAAGGTTAACCTGGATTTATTTTATGATTATCAAAACAACCTGAAACTTTACCCCAAATGGCAAAAATATTTGAGGGAACATCAGCCTCCTTTGCTCATTGTCTGGGGAAAGAATGATGAGTTTTTCCCTGAAAGTGGTGCCGAAGCATTCAAACAAGATGTCAGAAATATTGACTACAACATATTCGATACAGGACATTTTGCACTGGAAGAAGATGGGGATATAATTATGGAAAAAATCAAATCGTTTATGAAGAGTGTGGAGAAAACTAAATCAGCAGGCAAGGTGGCATAG
- a CDS encoding Crp/Fnr family transcriptional regulator, producing the protein MNELIEYILQFGNLNRQQINLVKNQARELTLHKDEFFSKAGKIPKQVGFIVEGVIRGCYYNNRGEEITRCFISENNLVVDYVNFESNISSSEYLQACTDCKLIVFSRQNWDELSLTILDWDNIKNKMVQRCMYQKSRKAPVISQDATTRYLEFMANYPALINRVPLTYIASYLGVTQQSLSRIRRNIR; encoded by the coding sequence ATGAATGAATTGATTGAGTACATTTTACAATTTGGTAACTTAAACAGGCAGCAAATTAACCTGGTAAAAAACCAGGCAAGGGAATTGACCCTTCATAAGGATGAATTCTTTTCCAAGGCAGGAAAAATTCCAAAACAAGTTGGCTTTATTGTAGAAGGGGTAATTCGCGGTTGCTATTATAATAACCGGGGAGAGGAAATTACACGCTGTTTCATTAGCGAAAATAACCTGGTGGTTGACTATGTTAATTTCGAATCGAATATCTCTTCCTCCGAATATTTACAAGCCTGCACCGACTGTAAGCTTATCGTATTTTCAAGGCAAAATTGGGATGAGCTTTCGCTAACCATACTGGACTGGGACAATATTAAAAACAAGATGGTGCAAAGATGTATGTATCAAAAATCCAGGAAAGCACCGGTAATATCACAAGACGCCACTACGCGTTATTTAGAGTTTATGGCAAATTATCCAGCACTTATTAACCGGGTTCCGTTGACGTATATTGCCTCTTATTTAGGAGTTACGCAGCAATCCTTAAGCAGAATAAGAAGGAATATCCGTTAA
- a CDS encoding SDR family NAD(P)-dependent oxidoreductase, with amino-acid sequence MKKALITGANRGIGYETAKHLLQRGFYVFIGSRHLKNGEAAVEKLKSEGLDHVEVIQLDVTREDSVREARAEIGEKVSTLDVLINNAGISGNSPYTALEAISDQFMLTFDTNVFGVARVTQAFIDLLRNSPEPRIVNVSSSVGSLSLQSDINWPAYNFAKYAVYGASKAALNMYTIHLAYELRDTAFKVNAVCPGYTSTGFTSYNGGDVEVAASRIIKYVLISQDGPSGQFFSEETNPETGEIPW; translated from the coding sequence ATGAAAAAAGCACTGATCACCGGAGCCAACAGAGGCATAGGGTATGAAACAGCAAAGCACTTACTGCAAAGAGGATTTTATGTATTCATTGGAAGCCGGCACCTGAAAAATGGCGAGGCAGCTGTTGAAAAATTGAAATCGGAAGGACTAGACCATGTAGAGGTAATACAACTGGATGTTACCAGGGAGGACTCAGTGAGAGAGGCCCGTGCAGAAATTGGCGAAAAAGTATCTACATTGGATGTACTTATTAATAATGCAGGTATCAGTGGTAACAGTCCTTATACCGCGCTCGAGGCAATTTCTGATCAGTTTATGCTTACGTTTGACACCAATGTATTTGGAGTGGCAAGAGTTACGCAGGCATTTATTGATTTGTTGCGAAATTCACCTGAGCCCAGAATCGTGAATGTAAGTTCTAGTGTAGGGTCTCTTTCCTTACAAAGTGATATCAACTGGCCAGCTTATAACTTTGCCAAATATGCAGTATATGGTGCATCAAAGGCGGCCTTAAATATGTATACAATTCACCTTGCTTATGAATTACGCGATACGGCCTTTAAGGTAAATGCCGTTTGCCCCGGTTATACAAGCACAGGATTCACGTCTTACAATGGAGGAGATGTGGAGGTAGCTGCCAGCAGAATCATCAAATATGTATTGATTAGTCAGGATGGACCTTCAGGTCAATTTTTCAGTGAAGAAACTAATCCGGAAACGGGTGAAATACCCTGGTAA
- a CDS encoding DMT family transporter: MNWILLVIAGIFEVSFAACLGKAKEATGLEAIYWYLGFLICLTVSMLLLVKVTQELPIGTAYAVWTGIGAVGSVIVGILIFKEPATFWRLFFISTLIASIVGLKIVSH, from the coding sequence ATGAATTGGATATTATTAGTTATTGCCGGCATTTTTGAGGTTTCTTTTGCAGCTTGCCTGGGCAAAGCCAAAGAGGCTACAGGGCTTGAAGCAATCTATTGGTATTTAGGCTTTCTTATATGTTTGACTGTGAGTATGTTACTTCTTGTGAAAGTTACTCAGGAACTTCCCATCGGGACAGCTTACGCGGTTTGGACAGGTATTGGAGCCGTGGGATCGGTAATAGTTGGTATTTTGATTTTTAAAGAGCCGGCTACATTTTGGAGACTATTTTTTATTTCAACATTAATTGCATCAATTGTAGGATTGAAAATTGTTTCACATTAA
- a CDS encoding HPP family protein, with translation MKKQIKRTYRIGRYIVYKETLIDYREKFWTFLGSFLGIGIIAFMQSVYLSHYDNLFLIGSFGATSVLIYGVIQSPLAQPRNLIGGHVISAFIGVSVLKIMPDIIWLTAPLAVSLSIMAMQYTKTLHPPGGATALIAVTGSEKIKALGYAYLVYPVLSGVIILLSVAIIVNNMTSQRKYPDEGRFSRTFKWFIGPIRSASRRLNKN, from the coding sequence ATGAAGAAACAGATAAAGCGTACATACCGGATAGGCAGGTATATCGTTTATAAAGAGACACTTATAGATTATAGAGAGAAATTTTGGACATTCCTGGGCTCTTTCTTGGGTATTGGCATTATTGCATTTATGCAAAGTGTTTACTTATCCCACTATGACAATCTGTTTTTGATAGGGTCATTTGGAGCCACCAGTGTTTTAATTTATGGTGTTATTCAAAGCCCGTTGGCTCAACCAAGGAACCTGATAGGAGGGCATGTCATCAGCGCTTTCATAGGCGTATCAGTTCTTAAAATCATGCCGGATATTATTTGGCTGACTGCGCCATTAGCCGTTTCTCTTTCAATAATGGCCATGCAGTATACCAAAACTTTACACCCTCCGGGAGGGGCCACTGCCCTAATAGCTGTTACAGGTTCGGAGAAAATAAAAGCATTAGGGTATGCATATCTTGTTTATCCTGTTTTATCAGGTGTAATTATACTTTTATCGGTAGCTATAATTGTTAATAATATGACTTCCCAGAGGAAGTATCCTGATGAAGGGAGGTTTTCCCGAACATTTAAATGGTTTATAGGCCCTATAAGAAGTGCATCAAGGAGGCTTAACAAGAATTGA
- a CDS encoding AAA family ATPase, translated as MISHKRNNNFIVITGGPGAGKTTLLRELQRKGYRTIPEIARELIKDQKGNNGNALPWKNRELFKDIMFVRSVKSYSEADENVRDHTLTFFDRGFLDSICYSTLIQSVINNDMVQYANKWRYNNKVFVLPPWQEIFTSDGERRQDWEEAVLTHKLMVETYHAYGYCTLEVPKAPVKDRCEFVINELLKV; from the coding sequence ATGATTTCACATAAACGAAATAACAATTTTATAGTGATAACAGGCGGGCCCGGAGCAGGAAAAACAACCCTGCTTCGCGAGCTGCAAAGAAAAGGTTATCGAACGATACCTGAAATAGCACGCGAATTAATAAAAGATCAAAAGGGCAACAACGGTAATGCCCTGCCCTGGAAAAATAGGGAGCTATTTAAAGACATCATGTTTGTACGATCCGTCAAAAGTTATTCAGAAGCGGATGAAAATGTGAGGGATCATACGCTTACATTTTTTGATAGAGGTTTTCTGGATTCCATCTGCTATTCGACATTAATTCAATCCGTGATTAATAACGATATGGTTCAATACGCAAATAAATGGAGGTACAACAACAAAGTATTTGTGTTACCACCCTGGCAGGAGATATTTACCAGCGACGGGGAAAGAAGGCAGGACTGGGAGGAGGCAGTTTTAACACATAAACTGATGGTAGAAACATACCATGCATATGGGTACTGCACACTGGAGGTGCCTAAAGCACCAGTCAAAGATAGGTGTGAATTTGTTATTAACGAGCTCCTCAAAGTTTAA
- a CDS encoding M43 family zinc metalloprotease yields the protein MKKTILLLFMLIPLMSVYAQDHNPALCRSDALMKELYEQHPESLQEARKFESSVSKLQSQKVQSSQYIVPVVFHVFGTNFSGQTVDNNTVITALQKVNEDFNGLNDDYTTVSPLFSGIKSTLDIEFKLAQLDPNGNPTTGINYYPVRSGFGNGGGYDSEIQQFAWDNYMYMNVYIMLDLYDDNTYNNSGVAWYPDSWMSNNNLARVVYNGRYLYGNTDKEFASVLTHEFGHWLNLAHTFDNGCSSPGDNVADTPATTSNSGTCNTTTEKCPGAGIPNGENYMDYSNCYKMFTQGQVARMVAALNHNARKPLWQEANLIATGVGSNPQPRLLYSSSNLKENDLNSGGIEGSVIITAENGAQFATTGVLTEGTHFSVTNVPSGLSAKINVQNSGSATLSFTGSAVLHSNQHDVSNIKIEFLDPALAGGTSSVINPVYNNFSLDFKDPYKVIYQDINDITANASATWTYFTLNYGNGEFGCWYDNGNLRLETYEKALISEGSLRNISLLPVNTAISSSSNWIPGGPYPDEHNLRTSNYTNWDGKSGYIGFRFSNPEGKLLHGWFRVSVNSNGTSFTLHDYAYYTKPGGTILAGAKSAGTISAPTASFQASSVNVTTGASVSFTDGSSNEPAAWSWFFEGGTPSTSTAQNPVVTYNTAGSYDVQLIVSNTAGADTLLMTDYITVSTATNEYCSSGSDRSTYEYIASVSVNDFTHTSGATNYSDFTDKVVPLSIGSNAVTLVPGFSGDSYAEYFRVWVDFNGDGDFTDSGELAFDAGSTSATTVTGVLTVPTNAIEGPSRMRVSMKYNGAPSACENFADGEVEDYTADISTGTATSPSAPSGLSASVSSATSISLEWTDNASTETSFEIERSVNGGSYSVVNTTGANVNSYEDTGLAASTSYSYRVRAKNGAGYSAYSNTSSATTPGQTVPEYCVASAGNPSGQYIKSVSAGSISNNSSYDAGGYTDYTTLSTSVGTSLTLTVTPHTKWAGTRVKGWVDWNRDGDFTDSGEEVYSVSGTGNYERTISVPSGVSAGSVVLRVRTAYGQAPTPCGAIHFSETEDYTLNVGYASSSSMMGESYKVFPNPIKNNQVQFVHPAYEGELEVIIYDIKGNVVYKENLPEKDHSGKLAIRPGDNLEGFFFIRFTNQGASTVNKLYFQR from the coding sequence ATGAAGAAAACTATTTTACTTTTGTTCATGCTCATACCATTGATGAGTGTTTATGCACAAGATCACAATCCTGCATTATGCAGAAGTGATGCTTTGATGAAAGAACTTTATGAGCAACATCCGGAATCACTACAGGAAGCCAGAAAGTTTGAGAGTAGTGTCAGCAAGCTCCAGTCTCAAAAAGTTCAATCCAGCCAGTACATTGTACCTGTTGTTTTTCATGTATTCGGGACTAACTTTTCCGGACAGACAGTGGACAACAATACGGTAATAACCGCCCTGCAAAAAGTGAACGAAGACTTTAATGGGCTTAATGATGATTATACTACAGTAAGTCCTTTATTCTCGGGTATCAAGAGCACACTCGATATTGAGTTTAAGTTAGCTCAGCTAGATCCGAACGGTAACCCCACCACAGGTATAAACTATTATCCGGTAAGATCTGGATTTGGAAATGGAGGTGGTTATGACAGCGAGATACAGCAATTCGCATGGGATAACTATATGTATATGAATGTATACATTATGCTGGACCTGTATGATGACAATACCTATAATAATTCTGGTGTAGCCTGGTATCCTGACTCCTGGATGTCTAACAACAACCTGGCCCGGGTAGTTTACAATGGCAGGTATCTGTATGGCAATACAGATAAAGAGTTTGCTTCTGTTTTAACTCATGAATTTGGCCATTGGCTCAACCTTGCACATACCTTTGATAACGGGTGCAGTTCGCCTGGAGATAATGTCGCAGATACGCCTGCTACAACTTCTAATTCAGGAACTTGTAATACTACTACGGAAAAATGTCCGGGTGCCGGCATACCCAATGGAGAAAATTACATGGATTACTCCAATTGCTATAAAATGTTTACACAGGGGCAGGTAGCCCGAATGGTTGCAGCGCTTAACCATAATGCAAGGAAACCGCTATGGCAGGAAGCTAACCTGATAGCCACAGGCGTAGGCTCCAATCCGCAGCCAAGACTGCTTTATTCTTCATCGAACTTAAAGGAAAACGACCTGAATAGTGGAGGTATTGAAGGTAGTGTGATTATTACAGCTGAAAATGGAGCTCAGTTTGCCACTACTGGTGTATTGACTGAAGGCACACATTTTAGTGTTACAAACGTACCTTCCGGATTATCGGCAAAAATTAATGTGCAAAACTCAGGTTCTGCCACATTATCCTTCACCGGAAGCGCCGTGTTGCACTCAAATCAACATGATGTCTCCAATATTAAAATAGAGTTCCTTGACCCTGCACTGGCAGGAGGTACATCCTCGGTAATAAATCCGGTTTATAATAATTTTTCTCTGGATTTTAAAGATCCTTATAAAGTTATATATCAGGATATTAATGATATTACTGCCAATGCAAGTGCTACGTGGACCTATTTCACCCTGAATTACGGTAATGGTGAATTTGGGTGTTGGTATGATAACGGTAATCTGCGTCTGGAAACTTACGAGAAAGCTTTGATCAGCGAGGGATCGTTACGAAACATTTCCTTACTTCCTGTAAACACTGCTATAAGTAGTTCCAGTAACTGGATACCCGGCGGACCTTATCCGGATGAACACAATTTAAGAACTTCCAATTATACAAACTGGGATGGAAAATCCGGGTATATTGGTTTTCGGTTTTCTAACCCCGAAGGTAAGCTCTTGCATGGTTGGTTTAGGGTTTCGGTTAACTCAAACGGTACATCGTTTACCCTCCATGATTACGCATATTATACCAAGCCAGGAGGTACCATACTTGCCGGTGCTAAATCTGCCGGTACTATCTCTGCGCCAACAGCCAGCTTTCAGGCTTCCTCGGTTAACGTTACCACCGGTGCCAGTGTATCCTTTACAGATGGGTCTTCAAATGAGCCTGCCGCCTGGAGCTGGTTTTTTGAGGGAGGCACTCCTTCTACCAGCACGGCACAAAACCCCGTGGTGACCTACAATACAGCAGGGTCATACGATGTACAGCTGATTGTGTCGAATACGGCGGGGGCTGATACCCTTCTGATGACAGACTATATTACGGTGAGTACTGCTACAAACGAATACTGTAGTTCAGGCTCAGACAGGTCAACCTATGAGTATATTGCCAGTGTATCGGTCAATGACTTTACGCATACATCAGGAGCTACCAACTACAGTGATTTTACAGATAAAGTTGTGCCACTGAGCATAGGAAGTAATGCGGTTACATTGGTTCCCGGGTTTTCCGGTGATTCCTATGCAGAATATTTCCGGGTTTGGGTTGACTTCAATGGCGACGGAGACTTTACAGATTCGGGAGAGCTTGCTTTTGATGCAGGCAGCACCTCTGCCACTACAGTTACAGGTGTACTTACCGTACCCACCAATGCAATTGAGGGGCCATCAAGAATGCGTGTCAGCATGAAGTATAACGGAGCGCCGTCAGCATGTGAGAATTTTGCAGATGGAGAGGTTGAAGACTATACGGCGGATATCAGTACAGGAACTGCAACCAGTCCGAGTGCTCCCTCCGGCCTTTCCGCATCAGTTTCGTCGGCTACATCCATAAGCCTTGAGTGGACGGATAACGCTTCTACGGAGACCAGTTTTGAGATAGAGAGGAGTGTTAATGGCGGCAGCTATTCAGTGGTGAATACCACCGGAGCCAATGTAAATTCATACGAAGATACCGGCCTTGCCGCCAGCACGAGCTACAGCTACCGCGTGCGTGCTAAAAACGGAGCGGGTTACTCAGCGTATTCGAATACGAGCAGCGCCACTACACCTGGGCAGACCGTGCCGGAGTACTGCGTTGCCAGTGCAGGAAATCCATCCGGGCAGTACATCAAGTCGGTATCAGCGGGCAGTATTTCAAACAATAGCAGTTACGATGCTGGAGGCTATACTGATTATACCACGCTGAGTACTTCTGTAGGGACGTCCCTCACTTTAACAGTAACCCCTCATACGAAGTGGGCAGGCACACGAGTTAAAGGATGGGTAGACTGGAACCGTGACGGAGATTTTACAGATAGCGGAGAAGAAGTGTACAGTGTAAGTGGTACAGGTAACTACGAGCGCACTATATCAGTTCCTTCCGGGGTTTCAGCGGGTAGTGTGGTACTACGGGTCAGAACAGCCTACGGACAAGCACCAACTCCATGTGGAGCAATACATTTTTCTGAAACGGAAGATTATACTTTAAATGTTGGTTATGCCTCAT